Within Anopheles ziemanni chromosome 2, idAnoZiCoDA_A2_x.2, whole genome shotgun sequence, the genomic segment GCTTGAGATCAATGTCCGTCGGTTCCTTGATTAGTTCCAAACATTACCCGGAACAAATCCTGTTTGCCTAACCCCATTTCACGGTTGAGTGGCATCGGAAGGCATCAAATTTCTGTCGCCTGCGCCATCCTTAtcacaaaacaaattgttccGCTCTTTCTCCGAGAAGAATATTGTCCGGTGAGACTTACGAGATCTTCTCTGCATTATGTTTCCAGATTTTTCGTAGACAACTACTCCACGATGGATGAAGACGATGAGCTGTATATGAGCTACGACTGGTCATCGGATGCAATGTCGGTAAAGAGTGCAGGAAGGTACGATTCGTAGATTGGATGGCGCATGGACTGTTTCTTAACACACGTTTGAATCTTCCTCACTCTAGTGGTTCGAGCCGTTCCGATGACTACGATCAGAATGGAGAGCGATTGTCACTGGCTTACGAGCGTTTATCACAAATCCCTCGTAAGATCgcagaaaagttttcccgcaCTACGACGATACTGGATTTAAGCTACAATGAGATTAAGTAAGAATGGAGGGAGGGTGAACTTATTATTAAGATACAAACCAGTTCATTTTCACTCTTCTAGGGACCTTTCGTTTCTGACACACTTCCGGCAGCTGAACACGTTGATATTGGACAAAAACTTGCGGCCAGATGAGCGCAGTTTGCCTTCGCTCCCGAACCTCGAGCTCCTGTGGCTCAATCACTGTGATATAAACAACCTGCAGAACTGGATCTACCGCATCCGGGAGTGCTGTCCATCACTGAAGTACCTATCGCTGATGGGTAACCCCGGTGCCACCTCATCCTTTAACGGAAACTCTTCGCTCGAGCACAACGACTACCGGCTGTTTGTGATCAGCTTGTTGCCGCAGTTACGCCACCTGGACGACAGTGAGGTGACGGCAGCCCAGCGAACCCAAGCCAAAAGTTTCAAGCACAGCTACAACCTCAACCAGGGCCCGTACAATATCTTTGAGACGACGGTCGGGCGCCGTCCGCAGCAGCAACCTCAAGCATCTCCACTCGCTCCGACGACACTTGCGTCATTGACGCAGAAGAGCAGCACCACAGCGACACCGACGTCGACCACTTCTAGTCCGTCCAAGAGGAGCCGAAAGAGACGGAACGGTGGCAAATTGTCTGATAACTCCTAAGCCGTTTTGTACTTTACCGTAATATTAAGCGCTTATTATCGACAGAGCATTGCGCTAAGAGACAAAGAAAGGGCCTGATATACCATAGGTTGCCCTGACTAACCGTTAAGTTTGTAATAAAGATCGATCTAGAGTGAAGAACGTTATTTTCTTCAAAGCACTAAGGGACAGACTTCATCTAAACACTTCTTTACAGTGTAATCGTAATGTTAATTTTGTCGTTTAGTTTGATGGTCATTGACCCACATTGTTCGAATATTCTTGACCAAGGTGACGTCAAACATAATCAGCGCTATGGGCAGATTCGTGTAATTGTGTGCCGGGGCCTGCTGATACCGCAGTATGAGAAGATGTTATATTTAGGTTTTGATTTCCAATCGCGACAAAGCCTCCAACAACTCCATGTACGGTGTCATCCTGTTTTGTGTAACTTAATCTCCCGATGAGCCGTTCCTGTTTTCTGAGCCAGTGTAAAGTTGTTTCACTTAATACTGCTACATGGTTCCATGCACGTGGTGCACGAAGTAACTCATCGTTCAACTTCAAAAGGTTTGTGTGCCTGCCAGTCACGTGGTTCAATTTGCAAATGGATATCGACTATAGGTTAGCGTTCGTTCTTGGTTCTATATTCAGGGTTATGATGCGTCGGTCACCATGGCGTGGGTTTCCGGTGCCATGAATGGTTGTGTGTTTACGCCTTCTTCGGGCGCATAATTATGCAAGAAGCTCACGTGTGGCCCCGACGCCACGAACATACGAAGTGGATACGTGTGGCACGCGGTAAAGTGCCGGTGAAGTCGACTTTTCCGATTCACACCAGCAATAACTGGAAGCCAATTGTCACTAACCTGCTGATTGACTGCTGACTGGAGTACATTTGAAGTACGAGATTAACACTTTGGGAGAAACCATTGAGCAGGTGCAAATAGCATTAAGACGCAATCGCCACCCGTACGATTTAACCTTGGCTGAGTAACAAATCGAGATCACGAATCCGATAAATTAGTAAGACATTGATGGTCTTATGGAGTGTGAGAAAAATCATCACATGTTTCATTACTAATCTGTTCGatacaataaattttcattttaatcctATAACCTTGAATCCTAATTCATATTCAATTGACATCTGATATTTCCTGTCGAATTATCCGAGaacttaaaatattttcgtCAGACATGACATTTGAAATCCGTGTACTTTAACatagaaatttaatttagttaAACACAAAATACTGTGACTGTTGCGAACCACTGGATGTCCGTTTCAATAGCTGGCCCACTATGTGTGCTTCAAGTGGCTCACGGAGCTCGATACCCGAATGCACACCTTTCAAATGACAGTGTTGCCAATTTAAGTTACAAAGTAACCAACCATCTACGGCTGATTGAGGCTCCACATCTATCCAAACTCGATCGATCAGCCAGACGGCGATTAATCGGCGATCTTCAAATCAAACCCTTTCCGAATCCGTCCCTCGCTGCGTAGTAGTCGTAGATGCCCTTCGCCGCACCA encodes:
- the LOC131287268 gene encoding leucine-rich melanocyte differentiation-associated protein-like — protein: MQAIGYNERFFVDNYSTMDEDDELYMSYDWSSDAMSVKSAGSGSSRSDDYDQNGERLSLAYERLSQIPRKIAEKFSRTTTILDLSYNEIKDLSFLTHFRQLNTLILDKNLRPDERSLPSLPNLELLWLNHCDINNLQNWIYRIRECCPSLKYLSLMGNPGATSSFNGNSSLEHNDYRLFVISLLPQLRHLDDSEVTAAQRTQAKSFKHSYNLNQGPYNIFETTVGRRPQQQPQASPLAPTTLASLTQKSSTTATPTSTTSSPSKRSRKRRNGGKLSDNS